The following are encoded in a window of Rosa chinensis cultivar Old Blush chromosome 4, RchiOBHm-V2, whole genome shotgun sequence genomic DNA:
- the LOC112199335 gene encoding putative disease resistance protein RGA3, producing the protein MFVLSLLESAAGEVVSKVTSLATDQLRLDIVWGFREEINKLKESSTLIGNIIHDAAHEPEDRKLRARADWMKRLISVAYNADDILDEIEYEVQRIVIKETSLDKKILGFFCNNPVLFRLKMARKINNINTSLDDLYKHAASVGLGMTRRSNGGAAASKDKWETTSFVDKNEFTLKDATIVGRDQVVSDIITTLTNSNNQENILSVMAIVGLGGLGKTTLARSVTKQLKEGEMKRYFDATLWLYVSNTFDVNSILHRMLESYDDVTGANLSSLEALIGSLQQKLKERWYFLVLDDVWNEDANNWVDLKRCLLQLNSAKGSSVIVTTRSAKVASIMETLPRCDLETLSDDECWSIIKDRAFTDPNAPIPSDLEGIGRDIAKKCAGHPLAAKVLGSLMHSKNGSNEWLSILQSKIWQVSSDKEDRRIMSVLGLSFDNLESPLKQCFAYCSMLERGSSIERDNLIQLWMAQGFLHPSHGHQTEQEIEMEDIGNKYFETLLENSLFQDATEDEDDYGVIITRCKMHDLANEVSKCESWTSDFNHEMEDHEIRHVARVPTAILEKMPNSSISRLRSFFSNIGEVSNTIFPKFRALRVLSFCETENQELPYSFSKLKHLRYLDLSDAKIKALPESIGKLYNLQTLRLPWNLKKCPKVIQNLINLRHFYFGEEMKFEAGILGRLTNLRRLPFFNVGEERGPAIKELGGLNQLRGHLIIIGLEHVRDGEEAKKARLVHKSHLSRLTFAWTDNEVPNENQTEVLDGLEPHGNLQSLNIYGFMGARFPSWISAEGGEVVKLFPCLEELSIDNCHNLESIRITQGIASLRKLNIERHHISPRIED; encoded by the exons ATGTTTGTACTCTCTCTCCTTGAATCCGCTGCCGGCGAAGTAGTGAGTAAGGTGACTTCACTCGCTACTGATCAATTGAGACTCGATATCGTCTGGGGGTTCCGCGAAGAGATAAATAAGCTCAAAGAATCCTCAACTCTGATTGGAAATATAATCCATGATGCTGCTCATGAACCTGAAGATCGGAAACTACGGGCAAGGGCCGATTGGATGAAGAGGCTTATAAGCGTAGCTTATAATGCAGACGATATTCTGGATGAAATAGAATATGAAGTTCAGCGTATCGTTATAAAGGAGACCAGCCTGGATAAGAAGATACTCGgcttcttctgcaacaatcCTGTTTTATTTCGTCTCAAGATGGCACGCAAGATTAACAACATCAACACATCCTTGGATGATCTCTACAAGCATGCAGCCAGTGTGGGACTCGGCATGACAAGGAGATCAAATGGAGGTGCAGCAGCAAGTAAAGATAAGTGGGAAACAACCTCATTCGTTGACAAAAATGAATTCACCTTGAAAGATGCAACCATTGTTGGAAGGGATCAGGTTGTGTCAGATATAATTACAACCTTGACCAACTCCAACAATCAAGAAAATATTCTTTCGGTGATGGCCATTGTGGGATTGGGAGGCCTAGGTAAAACTACTTTGGCTCGCTCAGTTACCAAGCAACTGAAAGAAGGTGAAATGAAAAGGTACTTTGATGCAACATTATGGTTGTATGTATCTAATACTTTTGATGTCAATTCAATTTTACATCGAATGCTAGAATCATATGACGACGTGACTGGAGCAAATCTTTCAAGTCTGGAAGCATTGATTGGAAGCCTCCAGCAGAAGTTGAAAGAGAGATGGTATTTTCTTGTACTTGATGACGTTTGGAATGAGGATGCTAATAATTGGGTTGATTTGAAGCGTTGTCTATTGCAACTAAATTCTGCTAAAGGAAGCTCTGTGATTGTCACCACCCGTAGTGCCAAGGTTGCATCAATCATGGAAACACTTCCTAGGTGCGATCTAGAGACTCTATCGGATGATGAATGTTGGTCCATAATAAAGGATAGAGCATTTACAGATCCTAATGCTCCGATTCCTTCGGATCTAGAGGGAATCGGAAGGGACATTGCCAAAAAGTGTGCTGGTCATCCATTGGCGGCAAAG GTTTTGGGAAGCTTGATGCATTCTAAGAACGGTAGCAATGAATGGTTGTCAATTCTGCAAAGTAAAATATGGCAGGTATCATCAGACAAAGAGGATAGGAGGATCATGTCGGTTCTGGGGTTGAGTTTTGACAATTTGGAATCACCATTGAAACAATGTTTTGCATATTGCTCCATGCTCGAGAGAGGTTCCTCAATTGAAAGAGATAACTTGATCCAACTATGGATGGCTCAAGGTTTTCTCCATCCTTCTCATGGTCACCAAACCGAGCAAGAGATTGAAATGGAGGATATAGGCAATAAGTATTTTGAGACTCTACTAGAGAACTCCTTGTTTCAAGATGCTACAGAGGATGAGGATGACTATGGTGTTATCATCACCCGATGCAAGATGCATGATCTTGCAAACGAAGTATCCAAGTGTGAGAGCTGGACATCAGACTTCAATCATGAGATGGAAGATCATGAGATTCGACATGTTGCACGGGTTCCTACTGCAATACTAGAAAAGATGCCAAACTCAAGTATATCAAGACTGCGCTCATTCTTTTCAAATATCGGGGAGGTCTCTAATACCATTTTTCCAAAATTTAGAGCTTTACGTGTCTTAAGTTTTTGTGAGACTGAGAATCAGGAGTTGCCATATTCATTTAGCAAGCTGAAGCACTTGAGATATCTAGATCTTTCTGATGCAAAAATCAAAGCACTCCCAGAGTCTATTGGCAAGCTCTATAACCTCCAAACATTGAGATTACCTTGGAATCTTAAAAAGTGTCCGAAGGTGATTCAAAATTTGATCAACTTGAGGCATTTTTACTTTGGTGAGGAAATGAAATTTGAGGCTGGGATTTTGGGGCGATTAACTAATCTCCGAAGATTGCCTTTCTTTAATGTGGGTGAGGAGAGAGGTCCTGCAATTAAGGAGTTGGGTGGGTTGAACCAATTGAGAGGCCACTTGATTATTATTGGGCTAGAACATGTAAGGGATGGAGAAGAAGCAAAGAAGGCTCGCTTGGTACACAAGAGTCACTTAAGTCGGTTAACATTTGCATGGACAGACAATGAGGTACCTAATGAAAACCAGACGGAGGTACTAGATGGCTTGGAACCTCATGGTAACTTGCAAAGCTTGAACATTTACGGTTTCATGGGTGCTAGATTTCCGTCATGGATATCAGCTGAAGGAGGAGAGGTCGTGAAGCTATTCCCTTGCCTCGAAGAGTTGAGCATAGACAATTGTCACAACCTAGAGTCGATTCGGATCACACAGGGCATCGCATCTCTCCGGAAATTGAATATTGAAA GGCATCACATCTCTCCGAGAATTGAAGATTGA